A section of the Dehalococcoidia bacterium genome encodes:
- the selA gene encoding L-seryl-tRNA(Sec) selenium transferase, translating to MTSRSPFRDLPSVDRLAGHPALQPLRNDAPPEVVAQLAREVLAEARAAIAQGRPAPSHEQLAEAVLHRAHAVLRPSLRPVINATGVIVHTNLGRAPLSDEAVAAMEAVSRGYSNLEFDLESGERGSRHVHLEGLLCRLTGAEAALVVNNNAAAVLLALTALCQGREVVVSRGQAVEIGGGFRIPDILRQSGARLVEVGTTNRTYLHDYESAIGPETAALLRVHASNFRIVGFTHSVPLREMAELAHSRGLILIDDLGSGCLLDTTRFGLAYEPTPQESLRDGADLVCFSGDKLLGGPQAGIVLGRRELVERLRRHPLARAVRLDKASTAALQVTLLHYLRGEALAKVPVWRMIAMPLREVERRARRWARALGPPAQVRPSRSMVGGGSLPEEGVPTRVLAVPGEGAWLLEVARRLRLGEPSVVGRIEADALLLDPRTVDPRDDAALLSALRSALAAV from the coding sequence ATGACATCCCGAAGCCCCTTCCGTGACCTTCCCAGCGTAGACCGCCTGGCGGGCCATCCAGCCCTTCAACCCCTGCGCAACGACGCTCCGCCCGAGGTAGTGGCCCAGCTGGCCAGAGAGGTGCTGGCCGAGGCCCGTGCGGCCATCGCCCAGGGGCGGCCAGCCCCCAGCCATGAGCAACTGGCAGAGGCCGTCCTTCACCGGGCACACGCCGTCCTGCGTCCCTCCCTGCGGCCGGTCATCAACGCCACCGGCGTGATCGTCCACACCAATCTGGGACGGGCTCCCCTGTCCGACGAGGCCGTCGCGGCCATGGAGGCCGTGTCGCGGGGCTACTCCAACCTGGAGTTCGACCTGGAGTCCGGCGAGCGCGGCTCCCGCCATGTGCACCTGGAAGGCCTGCTGTGCCGTCTCACGGGGGCGGAGGCGGCCCTGGTGGTGAACAACAACGCCGCCGCTGTGCTGCTGGCCCTCACCGCCCTGTGCCAGGGACGGGAGGTGGTGGTCTCCCGTGGTCAGGCGGTGGAGATCGGCGGTGGCTTCCGCATCCCAGATATCCTGCGCCAGTCGGGAGCCCGCCTGGTGGAGGTGGGCACCACCAACCGCACCTACCTGCACGACTACGAGTCCGCCATCGGCCCCGAGACGGCCGCCCTGCTGCGTGTCCATGCCAGCAACTTTCGCATCGTCGGGTTCACCCACAGCGTTCCCCTGCGGGAGATGGCCGAGCTGGCCCACTCCCGCGGCCTCATCTTGATCGATGACCTCGGCTCCGGCTGCCTGCTGGATACGACGCGCTTCGGCCTGGCCTACGAGCCGACGCCTCAGGAGTCCCTGAGGGACGGGGCAGACCTGGTGTGCTTTTCGGGCGACAAGCTGCTGGGCGGTCCCCAGGCCGGCATCGTCCTCGGTCGGCGGGAGCTGGTGGAGCGGCTGCGTCGCCACCCCCTGGCACGGGCCGTGCGACTGGACAAGGCCAGCACCGCCGCCCTGCAGGTTACCCTGCTGCACTACCTGCGGGGCGAGGCCCTCGCCAAGGTCCCCGTCTGGCGGATGATAGCGATGCCCTTGCGGGAGGTGGAGCGGCGGGCGCGGCGCTGGGCACGGGCGTTGGGGCCACCGGCCCAGGTGCGCCCCTCCCGCTCTATGGTGGGTGGCGGCAGCCTGCCCGAGGAGGGGGTGCCCACGCGGGTGCTGGCGGTGCCGGGGGAAGGGGCCTGGCTCCTGGAGGTGGCCCGACGCCTGCGCCTGGGGGAGCCGTCGGTGGTGGGTCGCATCGAGGCCGATGCGCTCCTGCTGGACCCCCGAACGGTGGACCCCCGCGACGACGCCGCCCTGCTGTCGGCGCTGCGCAGCGCTCTGGCCGCCGTATAA